One region of Trichosurus vulpecula isolate mTriVul1 chromosome 1, mTriVul1.pri, whole genome shotgun sequence genomic DNA includes:
- the MAP1S gene encoding microtubule-associated protein 1S gives MAAAAVAGPAIPGRLQPQPEPQPPAPAGGSRCSLLVIVGGECARPGLLRPVLAQLERGLRSWDVDPGICNLDEQLKIFVSRHSATFSSIVKGQRSLHHRGEELETLVLLNPSDKSLVDELRNLLLEPSYHKLLVLAGPYVEDTGELLLQTGGFSPRHFFQILSDKEIEDLRSSAPSSALPKLTITCPDFGEWAYPGLDGSGLQDFVELQLNPTGCRPESEGLREFLEYVAESLEPPSPFDLLEPPATAGFLKISRPCCYVFPGGLGDAAFFAVNGFTVLVNGGSSARSSFWKLVRHLDRVDAVLATRADSLPGINSLLRRKLAERDEEAAGVAIGGGRGSEDWLRHLISPDLGVVFLNTGERRPVWGDDEAGLALGYLERLGITPTPLCRGPVPSEPMVLFLKMGVGRLDMYILHPPRTGTGRESALPSLAASACALLVWHPASPTEKIVRVLFPGCTPQSRLLEGLAKLQHLAFLQQPVVTPQDLEAPGPGPGRAESKESLRSVSRSSLADGARPVRAERKEAKPATARERPRGPADDLPKLGKERSLSIKKEGARGEAPARKEEKRISRKEDGALKKEPRAEGKLKADHVKKDSRAEDKKVGAARIPARRTTSTAAEQPLPSRPGSVRRSNVQPTPKGPDKSHARAALKDPGASKVGSSKSRETSRTSGPGGDSTLEGESPSVFRCREGCPSSVPGSPSPLAKTPPGEQSLELGLGSTPPLEGLMNHIGEAGEDGGGGGSSEEKTLELMSPASSVGPTPSPAGPRKPPEGAERLALSPFREAGPDVSPTVTTPSLPAEVGSPHSTEVDESLSVSFEQVVPPPVAAGDVEPGKVGLSLPLRAPAMRAPRSASPHDVDLCLVSPCEFEHPKSALSPGGPASPRDVSNDSSARSQELARGHRGGGGHPEETPPTSVSESLPTLSDSDPPPTAEDGPSMEPDSDEEDTENYGPARDPLPAPMKDPPPLPAQPGICMVDPETLPPDHHKRRETASRASSRKAPSRTGPSPGTTKAVLGSGPKARGPLSHTLSSTRSEPTDRGPRLGADVKGSLAGRGVGSSGAKAGPRGASGSALGRAGSCTIPPGPPVYLDLAYLPGGASARSVDEEFFRRVRALCYVISGHDQGKEEAMRGILDALLAGKECWEADLQVTLIPTFDSLAMHEWYQETHGRQQDLGITVLGSNSTVAMQDETFPACKVEF, from the exons GTCAAAGGAGCCTCCACCACCGGGGAGAAGAGCTAGAAACTCTGGTGCTGCTGAACCCCTCGGACAAGTCCCTAGTTGATGAG ctGCGGAACCTGCTCCTGGAGCCTTCGTACCATAAGCTGCTGGTGCTGGCTGGCCCCTATGTGGAAGACACAGGGGAGCTCCTGCTGCAGACAGGGGGCTTCTCCCCCCGGCACTTCTTCCAGATTCTGTCTGATAAAGAG ATTGAGGACCTCCGGAGCTCTGCACCCTCTTCGGCCCTCCCGAAGCTCACCATCACCTGCCCTGACTTTGGGGAGTGGGCATACCCTGGGTTGGATGGCTCTGGCCTCCAGGACTTTGTCGAGCTGCAGCTGAACCCCACCGGGTGCCGGCCAGAGTCGGAAGGGCTTCGTGAGTTCCTGGAGTATGTGGCAGAGTCCCTAGAGCCACCTTCCCCTTTCGACCTCCTGGAGCCCCCAGCGACGGCGGGATTCCTCAAGATCTCTCGGCCCTGCTGCTATGTCTTTCCTGGCGGACTGGGTGATGCCGCCTTCTTTGCTGTCAATGGCTTCACTGTGCTGGTGAATGGTGGCTCTAGCGCCCGGTCCAGCTTTTGGAAGCTGGTGAGACACCTGGACCGTGTGGACGCAGTGCTGGCGACCCGGGCCGACAGCCTACCAGGCATCAACAGCCTGCTCAGGAGGAAGTTGGCGGAACGGGACGAGGAGGCTGCGGGGGTTGCCATTGGAGGTGGGCGAGGGAGCGAAGACTGGCTCCGCCACCTCATTTCCCCTGACCTGGGTGTGGTCTTCCTCAACACTGGGGAGCGGCGCCCTGTGTGGGGGGATGATGAGGCCGGCTTGGCCCTGGGCTACCTGGAGCGGCTGGGCATCACACCCACACCCCTGTGCCGTGGCCCGGTGCCCTCTGAGCCCATGGTGTTGTTTCTGAAGATGGGAGTGGGCCGGCTGGACATGTACATACTCCATCCGCCACGGACTGGTACTGGCCGAGAGTCAGCCCTGCCAAGCCTGGCAGCGTCGGCCTGTGCCCTGCTTGTCTGGCACCCCGCCAGCCCCACAGAGAAGATCGTGCGTGTTCTTTTCCCCGGCTGCACCCCGCAGAGCCGGCTCCTGGAGGGGCTGGCCAAATTGCAGCACCTGGCTTTTCTCCAACAGCCAGTGGTGACCCCCCAGGACCTGGAGGCCCCAGGACCCGGGCCGGGGAGGGCAGAGAGCAAGGAGAGCTTGCGCTCAGTCTCCAGGAGCAGCCTGGCTGATGGAGCCCGACCAGTgagggcagagaggaaggaggccAAGCCAGCGACTGCAAGAGAACGGCCCCGGGGCCCTGCAGACGATCTTCCTAAACTGGGCAAGGAGCGGAGCCTCTCAATTAAGAAGGAGGGAGCTCGGGGGGAGGCCCCAGCAcgcaaggaagagaagagaatcagCCGGAAAGAGGATGGGGCCCTCAAGAAAGAGCCCAGGGCAGAGGGGAAGCTCAAGGCTGACCACGTCAAGAAGGACTCCAGAGCAGAGGACAAGAAGGTGGGGGCCGCCAGGATTCCTGCCCGCCGGACGACTTCGACAGCAGCCGAGCAGCCTTTGCCCTCCCGACCTGGGAGTGTACGGAGGAGCAATGTGCAGCCCACCCCTAAGGGTCCCGACAAGAGCCATGCTCGGGCAGCCCTCAAGGATCCTGGAGCCTCCAAGGTGGGCAGCTCCAAAAGCAGGGAAACATCTAGGACCTCTGGCCCAGGAGGTGACTCCACCCTGGAAGGGGAGAGCCCATCTGTCTTCCGCTGTCGTGAGGGCTGTCCCTCATCAGTCCCAGGCTCCCCATCTCCCCTGGCCAAGACACCCCCTGGAGAGCAAAGCCTGGAGCTGGGCCTGGGGTCTACCCCACCTTTGGAGGGTCTGATGAACCACATTGGGGAAGCTGGTGAGGATGGAGGAGGTGGTGGCAGCTCGGAGGAGAAGACCCTGGAGCTGATGTCTCCTGCCAGCTCAGTGGGCCCCACGCCCTCCCCTGCTGGCCCCCGGAAGCCCCCTGAGGGCGCAGAGCGGTTGGCTCTCAGCCCCTTCCGAGAGGCAGGTCCAGATGTCTCGCCCACGGTCACCACTCCCTCGCTGCCAGCAGAGGTGGGCTCCCCACACTCCACGGAGGTAGACGAGTCCTTGTCTGTCTCCTTTGAGCAGGTGGTTCCTCCCCCAGTGGCAGCTGGTGACGTAGAACCAGGCAAGGTGGGGCTGAGCCTCCCGCTAAGGGCGCCAGCCATGCGGGCACCACGCTCAGCCTCGCCCCATGATGTGGATCTGTGCCTGGTGTCCCCCTGTGAGTTTGAGCACCCCAAGTCAGCCCTGTCCCCAGGAGGCCCAGCCAGCCCCCGAGACGTCTCCAATGACAGCAGCGCTCGCTCCCAGGAGCTAGCCCGAGGGCACCGGGGGGGCGGAGGGCACCCTGAGGAGACCCCACCCACCTCGGTGAGCGAATCACTGCCCACCCTCTCGGACTCGGACCCCCCACCCACAGCAGAAGATGGGCCCTCGATGGAACCAGACTCAGATGAGGAAGACACAGAGAACTATGGCCCTGCCCGGGATCCCCTGCCTGCCCCAATGAAGGACCCACCCCCCCTGCCTGCCCAACCAGGCATCTGCATGGTAGATCCTGAGACACTCCCCCCCGACCACCACAAACGACGTGAAACTGCCAGCCGGGCCTCCTCCCGCAAGGCACCCTCCCGGACGGGTCCTAGCCCTGGGACTACCAAGGCTGTCCTTGGGTCAGGCCCCAAGGCCAGGGGGCCTCTTAGCCACACCCTTAGCAGTACCAGAAGTGAACCCACGGATAGGGGTCCTCGACTGGGTGCTGATGTCAAAGGGAGCTTGGCTGGGCGTGGTGTAGGCAGTAGTGGGGCCAAGGCAGGTCCCCGAGGTGCATCAG GGTCAGCCCTAGGCCGAGCAGGCAGTTGTACCATCCCTCCGGGGCCCCCCGTCTACCTGGACTTGGCTTACCTGCCAGGTGGGGCCAGTGCCCGCTCTGTAGATGAGGAGTTTTTCCGGAGAGTTCGAGCCCTCTGCTACGTCATCAGCGGCCATgaccagggcaaggaggaggccATGAGGGGCATCTTGGACGCGCTGCTGGCTGGGAAAGAGTGCTGGGAAGCGGACCTCCAG gtGACCCTCATCCCTACGTTTGACTCCCTGGCCATGCACGAGTGGTACCAGGAGACACATGGGCGACAGCAGGACCTTGGCATCACCGTGCTTGGCAGCAACAGCACCGTCGCTATGCAGGACGAGACCTTCCCCGCCTGCAAGGTGGAGTTCTAG